The genome window ACCTATCATTTCTCAGTAGTTTCTCAGTATTTAgctaaaatctgcttttaaaaaggaaggCAGGATGTTGCCAGGTAAAGGGCATAACAATCCTGTCTCCAAAGTGCAGGATCACTGAAGTtgttctggtttggttttttttgttgttgttgttttgttttggttgggCAGTAAATCATTTTAACagtttaataaatatttctgagaaatgagTATTTCTTCAAGActtgtatctttttttcctttgcgTGCAGTGCTAACACTACCTGCTTTGGGGGTGCACAGGTCTGGCTTCTTTCCTCTGAGAAAGGATTATGCCACTGCTCATGGAAATACAGCCTCAAGCTGGAATAAGTTGAGGGTGCAGCTATTCAAAGGCTGACAAAAGTACAATTTAAGATACAGCCAGGATTTTACCTGCAGTGAGGGAAGGACAGTGGATGCAGCTGCAAGCACATTTAACCACAGCAGTGTCCTTCAGTGATTGCTCATCTATTGATCAGgaatgggttttttttccttcttaccaGTCTGTAGTCTGCATTCCTCTAATAAAAGGTAATGACAGTTTCCCATGatgtaaaaaatacatttcttaatATATGCTTCTCTCACACCTCACAGAACTACTTAAGGACATAATATTACTACAGATCTCACCTGTCCCAGTGTCCTCAAGAAAATAAAGTCACTTCCTTTCAGCTTCTGTTTTGGGTCACATTTTTCAGAAGCTTAGTTTGTTGCTATCATTTCATTCCTATTTCTTCATAAAGTGACTTCATAAAAGGCATCTGTCTCACAAAATAAGAGTGGACACCTGGCACATAAAGAATTAAATATGGAGCTCTCTCACGAACACTGATCCCAGCAGCAAAATGAATAGCAAATGAAGTGAGTACTCGATGGGATGGTAGCACATGTATTTCTTACTCAgcactttaaaatattaatagaaaAGTTTAATTTCTCTGAAGAACAATTCAACAAAAGATATCTGCACTAGGAACCACACTACACAGGGCTTCTAGCAGATAAAAGTCAAAGGCACAAGACAGTAACATGAATGCTGCTTGTTTGGGTAAcacagctcacagccccatgctgAAGGTGACATCTACAACTGAGTCACATTCACATCTTCCAGAAGGCACAGCTTTTTTCCAGAACCTGCTGCATCACCTCCTTCATACCAGTTCATTCACCATGACAGCAGAGGTATGCCCCAGCCAGCAGTAAGGGCAGTACTGTGTGTCTCACACTACTCTAGAGACAGAAAAGAATAGTCACCATACCCAAGCTTCCCATCATTCCCCTAAGACAAGGTGCTGCCAGCTATCGATGCTTATCATCATCTCTTTGCTTCTTGGCATCTCTTTCCCTGCTCCGGTCTCTATCTCTGTCCTTTCTGTCTctgtccttcctctctctccctctgctcctctcctcttttGAGTCTCTCTCGCTGTCACCCCAACCCCACGGCCGCTCTCTTTCTGgccctctcttctctctgcttctttcatGCTCTCGATCTCTTGTTCTCCAGTCCCTCGTTCCCTCTCGAGAccagtttcttttctctgctgagCCTTCTCCATAGAAATCATTTTTCACGTTTGGCAAATTAATGGGTTTCCGGAAAGGTCTGTCCCGTCCTCCGAACCGCAGCTGCCCGGATTCCTTTTTGCCTCCAAAACCACCTCCAAGCCTCCGAGGAATCCATCCTTTGAGAGTTCTTTCCAGTTCAAAGTCTACAAAGACCTCATGCTGATCGATAACCAGTCTGTTGGCATCCCTGTGGGCCTTCAGCAGAGCACGCTCTTCCTTGTACTCAATAAAGGCGTAACCCTTGGAAAATCCCGTGACCAAGTCTCGAACGAGACGGATCTTTCTGATGTCTCCATACCGGGAAAAGACCTCCTTTAATTTCTCCTCTGTTGTCTGAAGGTTGAGCCTCGCTACAAACAGGGTGAGGTGAGGATCTCCAGTGACACCCTTGTTGGGGACGTACCGCGCCAGCATGGCCCTCCAGATGGCTCGGTCGTGGGGCTCCTCATCCGTGCCATCGATGCTCCCCGCTTTGAGGGGGTCATACTCCTTCGCTATGGGCGCCCAATCGTTCATCGctagagggaaaagaaatcGAATTAAACACAGCTCACCGTTGGCATTTTAGAGAGGAAAGCAGGCAGGGCAGAAGTGCTTCCCAGAACGCAGCAA of Gallus gallus isolate bGalGal1 chromosome 15, bGalGal1.mat.broiler.GRCg7b, whole genome shotgun sequence contains these proteins:
- the SNRNP35 gene encoding U11/U12 small nuclear ribonucleoprotein 35 kDa protein isoform X1, which codes for MNDWAPIAKEYDPLKAGSIDGTDEEPHDRAIWRAMLARYVPNKGVTGDPHLTLFVARLNLQTTEEKLKEVFSRYGDIRKIRLVRDLVTGFSKGYAFIEYKEERALLKAHRDANRLVIDQHEVFVDFELERTLKGWIPRRLGGGFGGKKESGQLRFGGRDRPFRKPINLPNVKNDFYGEGSAEKRNWSREGTRDWRTRDREHERSREKRGPERERPWGWGDSERDSKEERSRGRERKDRDRKDRDRDRSRERDAKKQRDDDKHR